Proteins found in one Sphingobium sp. V4 genomic segment:
- a CDS encoding ABC-F family ATP-binding cassette domain-containing protein — protein sequence MLNLNAITVRLGGRTILDRASAALPPRSRVGLIGRNGAGKSTLMKVMIGQLDPDEGSCDMPRDTRLGYIAQEAPSGTSTPFDTVLAADKERAALMAEAEHTEDPDRLGHIYERLTTIDAYTAPARAARILVGLGFDEEMQGRPLDSYSGGWKMRVALAALLFSNPDLLLLDEPSNHLDLEATLWLENFLKAYRGTVVVISHERDLLNNVVDYILHLEGGKVTLYPGGYDAFERQRAERLAQLESARAKQQAEREKLQDYVARNSARASTAKQAQSRAKALARMQPIAAAIEDPTLHFGFPSPAELRPPLITMDMAAVGYTDTPILRRVNLRIDPDDRLALLGRNGNGKTTLARLIAAQLAPMEGTVQATSKMNVGYFTQYQVEELDITDTPLEHMTRVMKGATPGAVRAQLGRFGFSGERATQKVGSMSGGERARLALALITRDAPHLLILDEPTNHLDVDSREALVQALNDYSGAVVIVSHDRHMIELVADRLVLVDNGTAQPFDGSLDDYTDIILRKADGNGSSGGDAPKVDRKADKRAAAEWREKQKTLKNALNKAEREMAALSAERSRIDQALFDPKAATGAEAKMTTSELMVKRAAVEKKLEAAEEVWMEASAALEAG from the coding sequence ATGCTGAACCTCAATGCCATCACCGTGCGCCTGGGCGGCCGCACCATTCTCGACCGCGCCAGCGCCGCGCTGCCGCCGCGCAGCCGCGTGGGCCTCATCGGCCGCAACGGCGCGGGCAAGTCCACGCTGATGAAGGTGATGATCGGCCAGCTCGACCCGGACGAGGGGTCGTGCGACATGCCCCGCGACACGCGCCTCGGCTATATCGCGCAGGAAGCGCCGTCGGGCACGTCGACCCCCTTCGATACCGTGCTTGCCGCCGACAAGGAACGCGCGGCGCTCATGGCCGAGGCCGAACATACCGAAGACCCCGACCGCCTCGGCCATATCTATGAGCGGCTGACGACGATCGACGCCTATACCGCCCCGGCTCGCGCCGCCCGCATCCTGGTCGGCCTCGGTTTCGACGAGGAAATGCAGGGTCGTCCGCTCGACAGCTATTCGGGCGGCTGGAAGATGCGCGTGGCGCTCGCCGCGCTTCTCTTCTCCAACCCCGACCTGCTGCTGCTCGACGAACCGTCGAACCACCTCGACCTCGAAGCCACGCTCTGGCTGGAAAATTTCCTCAAGGCCTATCGCGGCACCGTGGTCGTCATCAGCCACGAACGCGACCTGCTCAACAATGTGGTCGACTATATCCTTCATCTGGAGGGCGGGAAGGTCACGCTCTATCCCGGCGGCTATGACGCGTTCGAGCGGCAGCGCGCCGAAAGGCTCGCCCAGCTCGAATCCGCCCGTGCCAAGCAGCAGGCGGAGCGGGAGAAGTTGCAGGACTATGTCGCCCGCAATTCGGCCCGCGCCTCGACCGCGAAACAGGCCCAGTCCAGAGCCAAGGCGCTGGCCCGGATGCAGCCCATCGCCGCCGCTATCGAGGATCCGACGCTGCATTTCGGCTTCCCCAGTCCCGCCGAACTGCGCCCGCCACTCATCACCATGGATATGGCGGCGGTCGGCTATACCGACACGCCGATTCTGCGCCGGGTGAACCTGCGCATCGATCCCGACGACCGGCTGGCGCTGCTCGGCCGCAACGGCAACGGCAAGACGACGCTGGCCCGCCTCATCGCCGCGCAGCTGGCACCGATGGAAGGGACGGTGCAGGCCACGTCGAAGATGAATGTCGGCTACTTCACCCAATATCAGGTGGAGGAACTCGACATCACCGACACGCCGCTGGAGCATATGACCCGCGTCATGAAGGGCGCGACCCCCGGCGCGGTCCGTGCCCAGCTCGGCCGCTTCGGCTTTTCCGGCGAGCGCGCGACGCAGAAGGTCGGCTCCATGTCGGGCGGCGAGCGTGCCCGCCTGGCGCTCGCGCTCATAACCCGCGACGCGCCGCACCTGCTGATCCTCGACGAACCGACAAACCACCTCGACGTCGACAGCCGCGAAGCGCTGGTGCAGGCCTTGAACGACTATAGCGGCGCAGTGGTGATCGTCTCCCACGACCGCCACATGATCGAACTGGTGGCCGACCGCCTCGTCCTGGTCGACAATGGTACCGCCCAGCCATTCGACGGGTCGCTGGATGATTATACCGACATCATCCTGCGCAAGGCGGATGGCAATGGAAGCAGCGGGGGCGACGCGCCGAAGGTCGACCGCAAGGCCGACAAGCGCGCGGCAGCCGAATGGCGCGAAAAGCAGAAGACGCTCAAGAACGCGCTCAACAAGGCGGAGCGGGAAATGGCGGCCCTGTCCGCCGAGCGCAGCCGCATCGACCAGGCGCTGTTCGACCCCAAGGCCGCGACCGGCGCGGAGGCGAAGATGACCACCAGCGAACTGATGGTGAAGCGCGCCGCCGTCGAAAAGAAGCTGGAAGCGGCCGAGGAAGTCTGGATGGAAGCGAGCGCGGCGCTGGAGGCGGGCTGA
- a CDS encoding ClpXP protease specificity-enhancing factor SspB has protein sequence MSDDLPDSLIPYDEIVQEALRAVVGRVLGEVQQTGGLPGAHHFYITFKTQAPGVEIPKQLVERFPDEMTIVLQNKFWDLKVSGTHFEVSLTFNQVAAHLFIPFSAITAFVDPAVNFALQFQVAADEEPEPHDAAENDGPQVTSEDGSNVVTVDFGKKK, from the coding sequence ATGAGCGACGACCTGCCCGATAGCCTGATTCCCTATGACGAAATCGTGCAGGAGGCCCTGCGCGCGGTCGTCGGGCGGGTGCTGGGCGAAGTGCAGCAGACCGGCGGCCTGCCGGGCGCGCATCATTTCTACATCACCTTCAAGACGCAGGCGCCGGGCGTCGAGATTCCGAAGCAGCTGGTGGAACGCTTCCCGGACGAAATGACCATCGTCCTCCAGAACAAGTTCTGGGATCTCAAGGTCAGCGGCACCCATTTCGAGGTCAGCCTGACCTTCAACCAGGTCGCGGCCCATCTCTTCATTCCCTTCAGCGCGATCACCGCCTTCGTCGATCCGGCCGTCAATTTCGCGCTCCAGTTCCAGGTGGCGGCCGACGAGGAGCCGGAACCCCATGACGCCGCCGAAAATGACGGCCCGCAGGTGACGAGCGAGGACGGCTCCAACGTCGTCACCGTGGATTTCGGCAAGAAGAAATAA
- a CDS encoding CHAT domain-containing tetratricopeptide repeat protein encodes MLLSTRCSVVLLALALLSSAAAASAPFSSSDPRHARLRQLERQASDLFDSADYALSMSQRTRDAWSRLHDVAMKVKVSGKPHPLAGVALVNLSSMDQIDGKNPDALARSSEGLALLSPFADAYPIQWMQGLSIKGYVQVALGKVAEGAATLRDASRYMDGYIARTPADRLDKDAHMLRSNIAFSHAQALTRLGRNAEAVDAQRASMEARIAAVGPNSADAIGSYYTYAQLLSRAERDAEAEKYARLAVDVATDHVDRKHPSYARALEALGLLLSRTGRRVESLDYLQRAIAIKRETVGTDSLYFQFGLQNLGTVLLPLERYADAGPLFMEAERGFRKIEGEHSPQSARALAFAGSASLAEGRRDEAVERLTMALARVRAGSDKDRDIGQRVYPYLIPALIGTGRMDEARTAASAFATETRQLDNAPAFPLAQAAMLSDWTAQQVGSLRESAGRLAGVLRDSAGMTDNGELTEEQRAALDMVLAVAAQTQDAALALEAMAVLAGSRIAQANRLVAQRLTEDQALAARVRALQDRVRTLEAADSKLLKALATDRGVAEARADRGVVAAAVEAERAAIARDYPRWIEAQGGERPDMDALRAKLGSEEALLAVMPAFDGVYMLAVGPGGTRIARARMDRAAMVALVDRLRASLTPKGFDRTAAHDLYRQIFTPDIMATLGKARTLRIVPTGAFASLPFAMLPQSPVAAVERKTPWLIRRFAIEVQPGFAIGATSRRQMAARDQRFLGIGAPQAFGAQAGIQSESSGAPMAAQRYFRNGGADSRALAELPPLPGSLAELQAVAARFGAKRATLLVGAHASEAALRDRDLSPYGVILFATHGLVSGEMEGVAEPALVLSPPAAGATGEDGLLTASEVATMRIGADWVILSACNTAAGDGSAKGAAYSGLAQAFRYAGAGSLLVSHWPVRDDASAFVTLETVKSAGRGLPRAVALQRAMLKFIESERPDAAQPYIWAPFILMGR; translated from the coding sequence ATGCTGCTTTCCACGCGTTGTTCGGTCGTCCTGCTGGCGCTGGCTCTGCTATCCTCCGCAGCGGCGGCGAGCGCGCCTTTTTCTTCCAGCGATCCTCGCCACGCCCGGCTTCGCCAACTGGAGCGTCAGGCGTCCGACCTGTTCGACAGCGCGGATTATGCCCTGTCGATGTCGCAACGGACGCGCGATGCCTGGAGCCGCCTGCACGATGTAGCGATGAAGGTGAAGGTTTCGGGGAAGCCTCATCCGCTGGCGGGCGTCGCCTTGGTCAACCTGTCCTCCATGGACCAGATCGACGGCAAAAATCCCGATGCCCTGGCGCGGTCGAGCGAGGGTCTGGCGCTGCTGTCGCCCTTCGCGGACGCCTATCCCATCCAGTGGATGCAGGGACTGTCGATCAAGGGCTATGTCCAGGTCGCGCTCGGCAAGGTGGCGGAAGGCGCGGCGACACTGCGCGATGCCAGTCGCTACATGGACGGCTACATCGCCCGCACGCCTGCGGACAGGCTGGACAAGGACGCTCATATGCTGCGTTCCAACATCGCCTTCAGCCATGCGCAGGCGCTCACCCGCCTTGGCCGCAACGCAGAAGCTGTGGACGCGCAACGGGCCAGCATGGAGGCGCGGATCGCCGCCGTCGGGCCGAACAGTGCGGACGCGATCGGTTCCTATTACACCTATGCGCAGCTGCTGTCCCGCGCCGAGCGGGACGCCGAGGCGGAAAAATATGCGCGGCTGGCGGTCGACGTTGCCACCGACCATGTCGATCGCAAGCATCCCAGCTATGCCCGCGCGCTCGAAGCGCTGGGCCTGCTGCTGTCGCGCACCGGGCGGCGGGTGGAGAGCCTGGACTATCTTCAGCGCGCCATCGCCATCAAGCGCGAGACGGTGGGCACCGACAGCCTCTATTTCCAGTTCGGACTGCAAAATCTGGGCACCGTACTGCTGCCCTTGGAACGTTATGCCGACGCCGGTCCGCTTTTCATGGAGGCCGAGCGCGGATTCCGGAAGATCGAGGGCGAACATAGCCCGCAATCGGCCCGCGCCCTCGCTTTTGCGGGGTCGGCCAGCCTGGCGGAGGGCCGGCGCGACGAAGCGGTCGAACGACTGACCATGGCTTTGGCGCGGGTGCGGGCCGGGTCGGACAAGGACCGCGACATCGGCCAGCGCGTCTATCCCTATCTGATCCCGGCGCTGATCGGGACCGGACGCATGGACGAAGCGCGGACGGCGGCGAGCGCGTTCGCCACCGAGACGCGGCAACTCGACAATGCGCCGGCATTTCCGCTGGCGCAGGCGGCGATGCTGTCGGACTGGACCGCGCAGCAGGTCGGGTCGCTGAGGGAAAGTGCCGGGCGGCTGGCCGGGGTGCTCCGCGACAGTGCGGGCATGACCGACAATGGCGAGCTGACCGAAGAACAGCGCGCAGCGCTCGACATGGTGCTGGCGGTGGCGGCGCAGACGCAGGACGCCGCGCTGGCGCTGGAGGCGATGGCCGTGCTGGCCGGATCGCGCATCGCGCAGGCCAACCGGCTCGTCGCACAGCGGCTGACCGAGGATCAGGCGCTGGCGGCGCGGGTGCGCGCCTTGCAGGACCGGGTAAGGACGCTGGAGGCGGCGGACAGCAAGCTGCTGAAGGCACTCGCGACCGACAGGGGCGTCGCCGAGGCGCGGGCCGATCGTGGCGTCGTGGCGGCCGCGGTCGAGGCCGAGCGCGCGGCGATCGCGCGCGACTACCCACGCTGGATCGAGGCGCAGGGCGGCGAGCGGCCCGACATGGACGCGTTGCGGGCAAAGCTGGGCAGCGAAGAGGCGTTGCTGGCGGTCATGCCCGCGTTCGATGGCGTCTACATGCTGGCGGTCGGCCCGGGCGGCACGCGGATCGCGCGCGCGCGCATGGATCGGGCCGCGATGGTCGCGCTAGTCGATCGGCTTCGCGCCTCCCTGACGCCCAAGGGGTTCGACCGGACGGCCGCGCATGACCTGTATCGGCAAATCTTCACGCCCGACATCATGGCGACATTGGGCAAGGCCCGGACGTTGCGGATCGTGCCAACCGGCGCCTTCGCCTCGCTGCCCTTCGCGATGCTGCCGCAATCGCCCGTGGCCGCCGTCGAGCGCAAGACCCCCTGGCTTATCCGCCGCTTTGCCATCGAAGTGCAGCCCGGCTTCGCGATCGGCGCGACCAGCCGGCGGCAGATGGCGGCGCGGGATCAGCGTTTCCTAGGGATCGGCGCGCCGCAGGCCTTTGGCGCGCAGGCCGGCATCCAGTCGGAAAGCAGCGGCGCGCCGATGGCGGCCCAACGTTATTTCCGCAACGGAGGGGCCGATAGCCGCGCCCTGGCGGAACTGCCTCCGCTGCCCGGATCGCTCGCCGAACTGCAAGCAGTGGCGGCGCGATTCGGAGCGAAGCGCGCCACCCTGCTCGTGGGCGCGCACGCCAGCGAGGCGGCGCTACGCGACCGCGACCTGTCACCCTATGGCGTGATCCTGTTCGCGACCCATGGGCTGGTGAGCGGGGAGATGGAGGGGGTGGCCGAGCCGGCGCTGGTGCTGTCCCCGCCTGCCGCCGGTGCGACCGGCGAGGACGGCCTGCTGACCGCGTCCGAAGTCGCCACCATGCGAATCGGCGCGGACTGGGTGATCCTGTCCGCCTGCAACACGGCCGCCGGTGACGGATCGGCGAAGGGCGCGGCCTATTCCGGGCTGGCGCAGGCGTTCCGCTATGCCGGCGCGGGATCGCTGCTGGTGTCCCACTGGCCCGTGCGCGACGATGCCAGCGCCTTTGTGACGCTAGAAACGGTGAAAAGCGCCGGCCGCGGCCTGCCGCGCGCAGTCGCGCTGCAACGGGCGATGCTCAAATTCATCGAGTCGGAGCGCCCCGACGCGGCCCAGCCCTATATCTGGGCGCCCTTCATCCTGATGGGGCGCTGA
- a CDS encoding c-type cytochrome, with product MKTIPFPTFRAAALLLPAAAGTAAHAQAPTPGFTPCAACHATAPGKTSFGPNLRGVAGRKAASLPGYSYSPALKASGLTWDAATLDRWLTAPQKLVPGTKMPFPGIPDATRRRQVVDYLLSLR from the coding sequence ATGAAGACCATTCCTTTCCCCACGTTCCGCGCCGCCGCTTTGCTGCTGCCCGCGGCCGCGGGAACGGCCGCCCACGCCCAGGCGCCTACGCCTGGCTTCACGCCCTGCGCCGCCTGCCATGCGACTGCGCCGGGCAAGACCAGCTTTGGCCCCAATCTGCGCGGCGTCGCCGGCCGCAAGGCGGCCAGCCTGCCCGGCTACAGCTACAGCCCGGCGCTCAAGGCATCAGGCCTCACCTGGGACGCCGCCACTCTCGACCGCTGGCTCACCGCCCCGCAAAAGCTGGTGCCCGGCACGAAAATGCCTTTCCCTGGCATCCCGGACGCCACGCGACGGCGGCAGGTGGTGGACTATCTGCTGAGCCTGCGGTGA
- a CDS encoding GNAT family N-acetyltransferase, with translation MIALETRYGFRFDIRLATHADEPGLAAFFAEVTDDDRRFRFLSAAAQVSPGQLHELADFAYHRHETFLAFVPGNDEIIAAATLAADPDGRTGEVAISILPDFKGKGIGWTLLDYVAQEARSWGVTRLQSIESRENRAAISLEREMGFSARAVEGDPGLVLLERAF, from the coding sequence ATGATCGCGCTCGAAACCCGATATGGATTCCGCTTCGACATTCGCCTCGCCACCCATGCCGACGAACCGGGGCTCGCCGCCTTCTTCGCGGAGGTCACCGACGATGACCGGCGCTTCCGGTTCCTGTCGGCGGCGGCGCAGGTCAGTCCGGGGCAACTGCACGAGCTGGCCGACTTCGCCTATCACCGGCATGAGACGTTCCTGGCCTTCGTACCGGGGAACGACGAGATCATCGCGGCGGCGACGCTGGCGGCGGACCCGGACGGCCGAACCGGCGAGGTCGCCATCTCCATACTGCCTGACTTCAAGGGCAAGGGGATAGGCTGGACGCTGCTGGATTATGTCGCGCAGGAGGCACGCAGCTGGGGCGTGACACGGCTCCAGTCGATCGAGAGCCGGGAGAACCGCGCCGCCATCAGCCTTGAGCGGGAAATGGGCTTTTCCGCCAGGGCCGTCGAGGGCGATCCGGGGCTGGTGCTGCTGGAGCGGGCCTTCTGA
- a CDS encoding universal stress protein: protein MKTVLLHIHDDRGADSRMQAACDIARACNAHVQCVQVTPMPDLIAADVYGGAGYAPTIAAELHAIDESYRAKVEAHLDREDIAWDWRQIDGDSIASLLAAARLSDLIVATLPEGRRSDAMDPLPIVADLALGGRTPVLAVPQSARSVTITGRALVAWDGSSESCAALRAAVPLLRLAQSVDIVTVEESDKAEFPATGASEYLARHGIKSQLQSWSRKDRPIEIALREAIDTLGADWVVMGAFGHSRWRELMFGGVTRAMLRTARVPLLLAH from the coding sequence ATGAAAACGGTCCTGCTGCATATCCATGACGATCGAGGTGCCGACAGCCGTATGCAGGCGGCCTGCGACATCGCCCGTGCCTGCAATGCCCATGTCCAGTGCGTCCAGGTAACGCCCATGCCCGACCTGATCGCCGCCGACGTCTATGGCGGCGCCGGCTATGCGCCCACGATCGCGGCCGAACTGCACGCCATCGACGAAAGTTACCGCGCCAAGGTGGAAGCGCATCTCGACCGCGAGGACATCGCCTGGGACTGGCGGCAGATTGATGGCGACAGCATCGCGAGCCTGCTCGCCGCCGCGCGCCTCTCCGACCTGATCGTCGCCACCTTGCCCGAAGGGCGGCGGAGCGACGCCATGGACCCCTTGCCGATCGTCGCGGACCTGGCGCTCGGTGGCCGCACGCCGGTTCTCGCCGTGCCGCAGAGCGCGCGCTCGGTCACGATCACGGGACGGGCGCTGGTTGCCTGGGATGGCTCCTCCGAGTCCTGCGCCGCGCTGCGTGCCGCGGTGCCGTTGCTGCGGCTGGCGCAGAGCGTCGACATCGTCACCGTCGAGGAGTCCGACAAGGCCGAATTTCCCGCGACCGGCGCGTCCGAATATCTCGCCCGGCACGGCATCAAGTCGCAACTGCAGAGCTGGTCGCGCAAGGACCGCCCGATCGAAATCGCGCTGCGCGAGGCGATCGACACGCTCGGCGCCGACTGGGTGGTGATGGGTGCCTTCGGCCATAGCCGCTGGCGGGAGCTGATGTTCGGCGGCGTCACCCGCGCGATGCTCCGCACGGCGCGGGTTCCGCTGCTGCTGGCGCACTGA
- the katG gene encoding catalase/peroxidase HPI, with product MSKSHISLIALMAAAMAPALAATPARAAEPAMTTKDWWPQTLDLSALRQHEATRANPYGADFDYAAEFATLDLDAVKADLRKVLTTSQPWWPADYGHYGPFFIRMAWHSAGTYRTGDGRGGSDGGEQRFEPLNSWPDNVSLDKARRLVWPIKQKYGRKISWGDLMVLAGNVALEDMGFKTIGFAGGRVDAWQPDLVFWGPEKKFMADQRRDAKGNLKGPLAATQMGLIYVNPEGPNGNHDPLAAAADIRRAFGNMAMNDEETLALIAGGHTFGKAHGAHKPEECMGADPSAAGIEGQGLGWKNKCGKGNAEDTITSGLEGAWSANPIAFTTQYLDNLFGFDWVKTKSPAGATQWIPTDPAAAQLVPDAHVKDKRHAPIMFTTDIAIKEDPGFRKIAERFHKDPEEFSAAFARAWFKLTHRDLGPSARYLGKDAPAQSFSWQDPLPKATYAAITDADVAQLKSRILASGLTGPELVRTAWASASTFRSTDMRGGANGARVRLDPQINWAVNDKAELTRVVGKLDAIRTAFNKAAAGRQVSLADLIVLGGNAAVEQAASKAGYSVTVPFKPGRVDATQADTDVQSFAFLEPKADGFRNYYAANSDLAPAEALVDKADMLDLTVPEMTVLLGGLRALDANSGKSRNGVFTTRPGQLSNDYFVNLLDMGTVWSKSTTDATLYEGRDRKSGALRWMATPVDLIFGSNSELRAVSEVYASDDAKQKFVTDFVAAWAKVMDADRF from the coding sequence ATGTCCAAATCGCATATTTCGCTCATCGCGCTGATGGCCGCGGCGATGGCGCCCGCGCTGGCGGCAACGCCCGCCCGCGCCGCCGAACCGGCCATGACCACCAAGGACTGGTGGCCGCAGACGCTCGACCTTTCCGCCCTGCGCCAGCATGAGGCGACCCGCGCCAATCCCTATGGCGCCGACTTCGACTATGCCGCCGAATTCGCCACGCTCGATCTCGACGCGGTGAAGGCGGATCTGCGCAAGGTGCTGACCACCTCGCAGCCCTGGTGGCCGGCCGATTATGGCCATTACGGCCCCTTCTTCATCCGCATGGCCTGGCACAGCGCGGGCACCTACCGCACCGGCGACGGGCGCGGCGGGTCCGACGGCGGCGAGCAGCGGTTCGAGCCGCTCAACAGCTGGCCCGACAATGTCAGCCTGGACAAGGCCCGCCGCCTGGTCTGGCCGATCAAGCAGAAATATGGCCGCAAGATCAGCTGGGGCGACCTCATGGTCCTGGCCGGCAATGTCGCGCTGGAGGATATGGGCTTCAAGACCATCGGCTTCGCCGGCGGCCGCGTCGACGCCTGGCAGCCCGACCTGGTCTTCTGGGGGCCGGAAAAGAAATTCATGGCCGATCAGCGCCGCGACGCGAAGGGCAATCTGAAGGGACCGCTCGCCGCGACCCAGATGGGTCTCATCTACGTCAATCCCGAAGGCCCGAACGGCAATCACGATCCGCTGGCCGCCGCCGCCGACATCCGCCGCGCCTTCGGCAACATGGCGATGAATGACGAGGAAACCCTCGCTCTGATCGCGGGCGGCCACACCTTCGGCAAGGCGCATGGCGCGCACAAGCCCGAAGAGTGCATGGGCGCCGACCCGTCGGCCGCCGGCATCGAGGGCCAGGGGCTGGGCTGGAAGAACAAGTGCGGCAAGGGCAATGCCGAAGATACGATCACCAGCGGCCTCGAAGGCGCCTGGTCGGCCAATCCGATCGCCTTCACCACGCAATATCTCGACAATCTGTTCGGCTTCGACTGGGTGAAGACGAAAAGCCCGGCCGGCGCCACCCAGTGGATTCCCACCGATCCTGCCGCGGCCCAGCTCGTCCCCGACGCGCATGTGAAGGACAAGCGCCACGCGCCGATCATGTTCACCACCGACATCGCGATCAAGGAAGACCCCGGCTTCCGCAAGATCGCCGAGCGCTTCCACAAGGATCCGGAGGAATTTTCGGCCGCCTTCGCCCGCGCCTGGTTCAAGCTGACCCATCGCGACCTCGGCCCCAGCGCCCGCTATCTGGGCAAGGACGCGCCGGCGCAGAGCTTCTCCTGGCAGGATCCGCTGCCCAAGGCGACCTATGCCGCGATCACCGATGCCGACGTGGCCCAGCTCAAGTCACGCATCCTCGCGTCGGGCCTGACCGGGCCGGAACTGGTGCGTACCGCCTGGGCCTCGGCTTCCACCTTCCGCTCGACCGACATGCGCGGCGGGGCGAATGGCGCGCGCGTGCGGCTTGATCCGCAGATCAACTGGGCGGTCAACGACAAGGCCGAACTGACCAGGGTCGTGGGCAAGCTTGACGCCATCCGCACCGCCTTCAACAAGGCGGCGGCCGGCCGGCAGGTCAGCCTTGCCGACCTGATCGTGCTGGGCGGCAACGCCGCGGTGGAGCAGGCCGCGTCGAAGGCCGGCTACAGCGTCACCGTGCCGTTCAAGCCGGGCCGTGTCGACGCGACCCAGGCCGACACCGACGTCCAGTCCTTTGCCTTCCTCGAGCCGAAGGCCGACGGCTTCCGCAACTATTACGCCGCCAATTCCGATCTCGCTCCGGCCGAAGCGCTGGTGGACAAGGCCGACATGCTCGACCTGACCGTGCCGGAAATGACCGTGCTGCTGGGCGGCCTGCGCGCGCTCGACGCCAATAGCGGCAAGTCGCGGAACGGGGTGTTCACCACCCGTCCGGGCCAGCTCAGCAACGACTATTTCGTGAACCTGCTGGACATGGGCACGGTCTGGTCGAAGTCGACGACGGACGCGACCCTCTATGAAGGGCGCGACCGCAAGAGCGGCGCGCTGCGCTGGATGGCGACCCCGGTCGATCTCATCTTCGGGTCGAACTCCGAACTGCGCGCCGTGTCGGAAGTCTATGCTTCCGACGACGCGAAGCAGAAGTTCGTCACCGACTTCGTGGCCGCCTGGGCCAAGGTGATGGATGCCGACCGCTTCTGA
- the cysS gene encoding cysteine--tRNA ligase has translation MSDDQHIPAPLRLFNSLTRSIAPFAPIEPNHARVYSCGPTVYNYAHIGNLRAYVFTDTLRRTLLWKGLSVTHIINITDVGHLTSDADAGDDKMEAAARASAKSIWDIAAHYTQAFKSNIADLNILPPSEWTVATDYVPQMIEFAEKIAPDHCYELESGLYFDSTTVPDYGALAGGRDDAAHARIDPVAGKRNPSDFAIWRKSPPGEQRQMEWDSPWGKGAPGWHLECSVMSQARLGQPFDIHTGGIDHREIHHPNEIAQNQAFHACCGGPGAAAAGFTGARWWMHNNFLVDRQGKMSKSKGGFTTLFSLIDAGVHPIAYRMLCLGAHYRSELEFSADNLAAALTRLKRLVMGVEGLKARAEGVTWQSPRLDYLRANLHPKLAPLLEQFDAAIADDLMTPRALPLLEEAIGMKKVPVDEKLCLIAAFDQALGLNLLTLTRADLRIQPKDAQISPEEVEAELERRATARSDKDFALSDEIRDRLSSRGIEVMDGDPLRWDWRLTIA, from the coding sequence ATGTCCGACGACCAGCATATCCCCGCGCCACTGCGCCTGTTCAACAGCCTGACTCGATCCATCGCGCCGTTCGCGCCGATCGAACCGAATCATGCCCGCGTCTACAGCTGCGGCCCGACCGTCTACAACTATGCCCATATCGGCAACCTGCGCGCCTATGTGTTCACCGATACGCTGCGGCGGACCCTGTTGTGGAAGGGGCTGAGCGTCACCCACATCATCAACATCACCGATGTCGGTCATCTGACCAGCGACGCCGATGCGGGGGACGACAAGATGGAGGCGGCCGCGCGGGCGAGCGCCAAAAGCATCTGGGACATTGCGGCCCATTATACGCAGGCGTTCAAGTCCAACATCGCCGACCTCAACATCCTGCCGCCCAGCGAATGGACGGTCGCGACCGACTATGTGCCGCAGATGATCGAATTTGCCGAGAAGATCGCCCCGGATCATTGCTATGAACTCGAGAGTGGCCTCTATTTCGACAGCACGACCGTACCCGATTATGGCGCCCTGGCCGGCGGACGGGACGATGCCGCTCATGCCCGGATCGACCCGGTCGCGGGCAAGCGCAACCCGTCCGACTTCGCCATCTGGCGCAAGTCGCCGCCCGGCGAGCAGCGCCAGATGGAATGGGACAGCCCCTGGGGCAAGGGCGCGCCGGGATGGCATCTGGAATGCTCGGTGATGAGCCAGGCGCGGCTGGGCCAGCCGTTCGACATCCATACCGGCGGCATCGACCATCGCGAAATCCACCATCCCAACGAGATCGCCCAGAACCAGGCTTTCCACGCCTGCTGCGGCGGCCCCGGTGCGGCGGCGGCGGGCTTCACCGGCGCGCGCTGGTGGATGCACAATAATTTCCTGGTGGACCGGCAGGGCAAGATGTCGAAATCGAAGGGCGGCTTTACTACGCTCTTCTCGCTGATCGACGCTGGCGTGCATCCGATCGCCTATCGCATGCTCTGCCTTGGCGCGCATTATCGCAGCGAACTGGAGTTCAGCGCGGACAATCTGGCGGCGGCGCTGACGCGGCTCAAGCGGCTGGTCATGGGGGTCGAGGGGCTGAAGGCGCGCGCCGAGGGCGTAACCTGGCAATCCCCGCGCCTCGACTATCTGCGCGCCAATCTGCACCCGAAGCTGGCACCGCTGCTGGAACAGTTCGACGCCGCGATCGCCGACGATCTGATGACCCCACGTGCCCTGCCGCTGCTGGAAGAGGCCATCGGCATGAAGAAGGTACCCGTGGACGAGAAGCTCTGCCTGATCGCGGCTTTCGACCAGGCGCTCGGCCTCAATCTCCTGACGCTGACCCGCGCCGATCTGCGCATTCAGCCAAAGGATGCGCAGATCAGCCCGGAAGAGGTGGAAGCCGAACTGGAACGCCGCGCCACCGCGCGCTCCGACAAGGACTTCGCCTTGTCGGACGAGATACGCGATAGACTGAGCAGCCGGGGGATCGAGGTGATGGACGGCGATCCGCTACGCTGGGACTGGCGACTGACGATCGCCTGA